The Chthoniobacterales bacterium DNA window CCACTCGTGCAGGCGATCACGGCGCAGCAGAAGTTAATCGATGAAAATCAGGCCAGCATCGACAAGAGTCTGGCCACCATTCAGGAAGATCTGCGGCAGGCGAAAATCTACGTCAGTCGCGCGGGCAAAGCCAAGGGAACAAAATAAGCACGAAATGAAACCCATTTATCTCATCCTCACCACGCTCTTTCTGGGAGCCACATCGCTGCGAATCCATTCACAAAGTAAACCCTCGGAAAGCGCCGGAGCCGCTCTGATTCAAATCAAAGCTGCCAACGAATCTTTGATCACGCGTCAGGCCGCGACTTTGGAAGTGCTGAAAGCGATGGAAGCCGACTCGAATCAGCTTCGCATTGTGGCGAAGCGCGGCTAAACCAAAACGTCCTTGTCGCCCTTTTTGATCTCCAGCTTGCGATAAAGCGTCGCAATGCTGATGTCGAGCATCCCGGCTGTTTTCTCCCGGGAATCGTTGTTAAAGGCAAGCGTCTGCTCAATGTAACGGCGCTCCATGCCGCGCACAAATTCGTCGAGTTTTTGGCCGATGCGCCATTCGACGTTCGGTCCATTGACTGTGGTGTCGTGATTATTGGCGACGTGCGGCGGCAAATCCTCGGGCTTGATTACGCCGTTATCGCACAAGGCGCAGGCGCGTTCGACGGCATTTTCCAGTTCGCGCACATTGCCCGGCCAACTGTAGCGACCGAGGAGTTCGAGTGCTTTCGGCTCGATTTTCTTGGGCTCGGTGCTCGTCTGCGACGCGTTTTTGGCTAAAAAATGATTCACCAAAAGCGGCACGTCTTCCAGACGATCGCGCAGCGGCGGGAGTTCCAATGGAATCACAGCCAGGCGGTAATACAAATCCTCGCGGAATCCGCCGCCCTTGATTTTTTCGCTCAGAGCCTCGTTGGCGGCAGCGACAACGCGGACATTGATTGCCACGCTTTTCGTTTCACCAACCCGACGAATATGACGCTCTTGCAGCACGCGCAGCAGCTTGGTTTGCAACGCAGGGGCCATGGAATTCACCTCATCAAGGAAAATGGTGCCCTCGTTGGCTTCTTCGAAAAGGCCCAATTTGTCCTGCACCGCGCCGGTGAAAGAGCCTTTTTTGTGACCAAACAATTCCGACTCCAGCAAGTTTTCAGGTAAAGCCGAGCAGTTGATCGCGACAAATGGATGATGCTGGCGATGGCTGTTGAAGTGTAAAGCCCTGGCGACCAGTTCTTTACCGGTGCCGCTCTCGCCTTGTATCAGGATCGTGCTGTCGGTGTCCGCAACCTTGGCGATGAGATTGTAGATCGCCTGCATCTTGCCGCTTGTGCCGATGATATTCTCAAATTTGTATTTTTCCTTTAGTTCGCGTTTGAGATAGACATTTTCGCGAATGGCCGCTTGGAAATCCAAGGCGCGCTGCACAGTCAACTGTAACTCGTCGATTTTGAAGGGCTTCGTGATGTAATCGAAAGCGCCGAGCTTCATCGCATCCACGGCCGTTTCCACCGAGGCGTAACCGGTGATCATAATCACCGCCGTATTCGGGAGCTTCTCCTTGCACTCTCGGAGGATGTCGAATCCGCCGACTTTTTCCATTTTGATGTCGACGATAACCAGTTGAGGCGCAGCCTTTTCCAACTGATCCAGGGCGGCGACTGAGGAGCTGAATGGCATCGCTTGATGCCCTTTTTCGCGACAGAGAGTGGCGATGACTTCGACCATGGAAGGTTCGTCATCAACGATCATTATTTTGGCCATATTGAAACGATTTTATCTCAACGATGAGAATCGGCAATCCAAAATTGCAACTGATTATCAGAATTGAGTGGAGGCAAATCCGAAGTCGAGCATCTTGGTGCTGTCTTCCCAGATTCCGGGGCGATTCGTATGCAACACGACTGCGAGATATTCGCGCCCGTCGCGGAGGGCGCTGCTCACCAACACCTGCTGCGCCTGACTGGTGTAGCCTGTCTTGATACCGATACAACCCGGATAGCGCACGAGCAGCCGGTTGTGATTGCGGAGCGGCACCATCCCACGCGGCGACTGCCAGTCGAAGGCTTGGGTGCGAACGATTTCGCGGAAATACGGCAGTTGCATCGCGGTCCGGCTGATCAGCGCCAAGTCGTGCGCCGTGGTGTAATGCTGCGGGTGATGCAGCCCGTTGGGGTTCATGAAATGACTGTCAGTCGCCCCCAACTCGGCGGCGCGTTTCGTCATCTTTTCGGCAAAGGCAGCCACGCTTCCGGCGTTGTCGCGGGCGAGGGCCATAGCGACGTCGTTGGCGCTTTTCAGCATCAGACCGAAGAGCAACTGCCTCCGCGTGTAAGTTTCGCCCGGCTTGAGATCGAGCGAACTCGGCTCCACTTTCGTGTCTTCCAACGTGACTGTGACAATGTCGTCCAAGTGGCCGGACTCGATGATCAGCAACGCCGTGAGAATCTTCGTAGAGCTCGCCGGGAAAAAACGCTGGTCCGCATTCTTCTGCCAGAGAAATGTGCCAGCGAAACTATCCATCACTGCGGCTCCCCCGGCGGCCACCACCAATTCACCGGGAGCCGGTTTTACCTCCGCTGATTCGCATGGAACTCCACTGCAAAAAAGCAGGGCAGCCGCGGTGAGGCAGGCGAGCGTTTTCATGCACCGACGACCTCGCCCGCGATCATCATCCAAGGGATCGGGCGTTTGTTTTGCAGGATGGTTTCGTAAACTTCCGAGGTCCGAATGTCTCCCGCCGGGATGGCAATCGCATCCGCCCAAGCACCGGGCCGGAGCACGCCGAGCTTGTCGGGCTGGCGGAGCGATCGCGCCGGATTGCGCGTGACCATTTCCACGATTTCGACCGGAGCAACGTCTGGGAAAGCCTCCGCGAAACGGCGCATTTCGGCAAAGAGATCGAGCTTGTCGTTGCTCGCGAGACTGTCGCTGCCGAGGCTGATATTCGCATTCGCGGCGAGCAGTTTCTCGTAAGGAAACACACCGTGCTGGAAAAACTGGCTGCTCTTCGGACAATGCACCACGTGGATCATTTCCCCCTGCGACCAACGTGCCAGCAGGGCGTAATCGTCGGCGCTCAATTCATTCAAGTGCACCAGCAGCGCGTCCGGTTTCAGGCAGCCATATTCGATGACATAACGCAGCGGAGTCATCCCTCCGCAATCGCTCATGTCGCGCCCGAGACTCTCCAGAAACTCATAGAGCGGGCCGGTGGCGTCGAGCAGCATTTGCATCTCCTCGGAGGACTCGGCGACATGGGTGGTGACGAGCAAATCACCCGCCTCTGCCGCCGCGGTGGACAGCCGGTAAAGCTCCGCCGACGCCGTGTAAGGCGCGTGCGGACTGAGCGCGAAATGAGTCAGCTCCGACTCCGCTGGATGGAAGAAACGCAGGGCGCCGCGCATGGATTCCTCGCTGTGATTGCGCTGGCGGATGTCCAGCATTTCGTAACACCACCATGTGCGCAGCGGGAGCTT harbors:
- a CDS encoding sigma-54 dependent transcriptional regulator, with amino-acid sequence MAKIMIVDDEPSMVEVIATLCREKGHQAMPFSSSVAALDQLEKAAPQLVIVDIKMEKVGGFDILRECKEKLPNTAVIMITGYASVETAVDAMKLGAFDYITKPFKIDELQLTVQRALDFQAAIRENVYLKRELKEKYKFENIIGTSGKMQAIYNLIAKVADTDSTILIQGESGTGKELVARALHFNSHRQHHPFVAINCSALPENLLESELFGHKKGSFTGAVQDKLGLFEEANEGTIFLDEVNSMAPALQTKLLRVLQERHIRRVGETKSVAINVRVVAAANEALSEKIKGGGFREDLYYRLAVIPLELPPLRDRLEDVPLLVNHFLAKNASQTSTEPKKIEPKALELLGRYSWPGNVRELENAVERACALCDNGVIKPEDLPPHVANNHDTTVNGPNVEWRIGQKLDEFVRGMERRYIEQTLAFNNDSREKTAGMLDISIATLYRKLEIKKGDKDVLV
- a CDS encoding D-alanyl-D-alanine carboxypeptidase family protein, which encodes MKTLACLTAAALLFCSGVPCESAEVKPAPGELVVAAGGAAVMDSFAGTFLWQKNADQRFFPASSTKILTALLIIESGHLDDIVTVTLEDTKVEPSSLDLKPGETYTRRQLLFGLMLKSANDVAMALARDNAGSVAAFAEKMTKRAAELGATDSHFMNPNGLHHPQHYTTAHDLALISRTAMQLPYFREIVRTQAFDWQSPRGMVPLRNHNRLLVRYPGCIGIKTGYTSQAQQVLVSSALRDGREYLAVVLHTNRPGIWEDSTKMLDFGFASTQF
- a CDS encoding amidohydrolase family protein, whose amino-acid sequence is MDSPPIEDGGLLVEGDQIVALGKYDDLAAQHAGRKVDLGEVILMPGLINAHCHLEFSSLRHLILTQTTFAKWIQRINAAKRNLTDDDYLAATLAGAAELLRHGTTTVVNIESFPELLDREPKLPLRTWWCYEMLDIRQRNHSEESMRGALRFFHPAESELTHFALSPHAPYTASAELYRLSTAAAEAGDLLVTTHVAESSEEMQMLLDATGPLYEFLESLGRDMSDCGGMTPLRYVIEYGCLKPDALLVHLNELSADDYALLARWSQGEMIHVVHCPKSSQFFQHGVFPYEKLLAANANISLGSDSLASNDKLDLFAEMRRFAEAFPDVAPVEIVEMVTRNPARSLRQPDKLGVLRPGAWADAIAIPAGDIRTSEVYETILQNKRPIPWMMIAGEVVGA